In the genome of Cydia strobilella chromosome Z, ilCydStro3.1, whole genome shotgun sequence, one region contains:
- the LOC134754555 gene encoding longitudinals lacking protein, isoforms H/M/V-like isoform X2: MSQQYSLRWNNHQPNFISMFTTLLNTQTLVDVTLAAEGKHLQAHKIVLSACSTYFQALFVDNPSQHPIVILKDVSFADLRTMVDFMYCGEVNVTEEQLPQVLDTAKHLKIKGLTEMPETTSLTRSQGNEMQSQADSLDSNRHSASPATSPNTKRKRYGIKSSTGSTSLNMVEEHREEQQEPARESVTLSSLPRRREYEDTHQNTDPHMNVEPLPMEGGSAGLPQGAQWSMMDTYPRYSNACLGLQHDPAMYMGNVINQHMENDINDYAQAVGVTGPSPGPSCVPEAQVTQEQTPQQPKRRRATNPQSEENFQRALEAVRFGGIGFCKAARMFGVNNRTLWLEYKKKGYPNNRPSIKSRIKREHTTPPPEHKEDPPLQEQQMVLCPPHPVPVGFIDSRPLDFNLQGVPHNSPLNILGVNFNNMQ; the protein is encoded by the exons ATGTCGCAGCAATACAGCCTCAGGTGGAACAACCACCAGCCGAACTTCATATCCATGTTCACGACGCTGCTGAACACCCAGACCCTGGTGGACGTGACCCTCGCGGCGGAGGGCAAGCATCTGCAGGCGCACAAGATCGTGCTCTCGGCCTGCAGCACTTACTTTCAG gcgctattcgtTGATAACCCATCGCAGCACCCCATCGTGATCCTCAAGGATGTGAGCTTTGCGGATCTCCGAACCATGGTGGACTTCATGTACTGCGGGGAGGTCAATGTTACCGAGGAACAGTTGCCACAG GTGTTAGACACAGCAAAGCACCTAAAGATCAAAGGCCTGACCGAGATGCCGGAGACGACCTCCCTCACCCGCTCGCAAGGCAACGAGATGCAGTCACAGGCGGACTCgctggattcgaaccggcaCTCCGCCTCTCCCGCCACCTCGCCCAACACCAAACGGAAAAGGTACGGAAT AAAAAGCTCAACCGGTTCAACGTCGCTCAACATGGTCGAGGAACACCGAGAGGAGCAGCAGGAACCAGCGCGGGAATCCGTCACGCTCAGCAGCCTGCCGCGGAGGCGCGAGTACGAAGACACGCACCAG AACACCGATCCCCACATGAACGTGGAACCATTGCCTATGGAGGGAGGCTCCGCCGGTCTACCGCAAG GGGCCCAGTGGAGTATGATGGACACGTACCCCCGATACTCGAACGCGTGTCTCGGCCTCCAACACGACCCGGCCATGTACATGGGTAACGTCATCAACCAGCACATGGAGAACGATATCAACGATTACGCACAAGCAGTAGGCGTCACGGGACCCAGCCCCGGACCGAGCTGCGTACCCGAAGCACAAGTCACACAAGAGCAAACACCCCAACAACCCAAGAGACGCAGAGCCACCAACCCACAGTCAGAAGAAAACTTCCAAAGGGCATTAGAAGCTGTGCGCTTCGGAGGCATTGGCTTCTGCAAAGCCGCTAGAATGTTCGGTGTCAACAACAGAACACTCTGGCTCGAATACAAAAAGAAAGGCTACCCGAACAACCGACCCAGCATCAAATCTCGCATCAAACGCGAACACACCACACCCCCGCCAGAACACAAAGAGGACCCGCCGCTACAGGAACAGCAAATGGTCCTCTGTCCCCCACACCCGGTCCCTGTGGGCTTCATCGACTCCCGTCCCCTAGACTTTAACTTACAAGGCGTCCCGCACAACTCCCCCCTCAACATCTTAGGGGTGAACTTTAATAACATGCAATAG
- the LOC134754555 gene encoding longitudinals lacking protein, isoforms H/M/V-like isoform X5 — translation MFTMLNTQTLVDVTLAAEGKHLQAHKIVLSAYSTYFQALFVDNPSQHPIVILKDVSFADLRTMVDFMYCGEVNVTEEQLPQVLDTAKHLKIKGLTEMPETTSLTRSQGNEMQSQADSLDSNRHSASPATSPNTKRKRYGIRRKSSTGSTSLNMVEEHREEQQEPARESVTLSSLPRRREYEDTHQNTDPHMNVEPLPMEGGSAGLPQGAQWSMMDTYPRYSNACLGLQHDPAMYMGNVINQHMENDINDYAQAVGVTGPSPGPSCVPEAQVTQEQTPQQPKRRRATNPQSEENFQRALEAVRFGGIGFCKAARMFGVNNRTLWLEYKKKGYPNNRPSIKSRIKREHTTPPPEHKEDPPLQEQQMVLCPPHPVPVGFIDSRPLDFNLQGVPHNSPLNILGVNFNNMQ, via the exons ATGTTCACGATGCTGAACACACAGACCCTGGTGGACGTAACCCTCGCGGCGGAGGGCAAGCATCTGCAGGCGCACAAGATCGTGCTCTCGGCCTACAGCACTTACTTTCAG gcgctattcgtTGATAACCCATCGCAGCACCCCATCGTGATCCTCAAGGATGTGAGCTTTGCGGATCTCCGAACCATGGTGGACTTCATGTACTGCGGGGAGGTCAATGTTACCGAGGAACAGTTGCCACAG GTGTTAGACACAGCAAAGCACCTAAAGATCAAAGGCCTGACCGAGATGCCGGAGACGACCTCCCTCACCCGCTCGCAAGGCAACGAGATGCAGTCACAGGCGGACTCgctggattcgaaccggcaCTCCGCCTCTCCCGCCACCTCGCCCAACACCAAACGGAAAAGGTACGGAAT ACGCAGAAAAAGCTCAACCGGTTCAACGTCGCTCAACATGGTCGAGGAACACCGAGAGGAGCAGCAGGAACCAGCGCGGGAATCCGTCACGCTCAGCAGCCTGCCGCGGAGGCGCGAGTACGAAGACACGCACCAG AACACCGATCCCCACATGAACGTGGAACCATTGCCTATGGAGGGAGGCTCCGCCGGTCTACCGCAAG GGGCCCAGTGGAGTATGATGGACACGTACCCCCGATACTCGAACGCGTGTCTCGGCCTCCAACACGACCCGGCCATGTACATGGGTAACGTCATCAACCAGCACATGGAGAACGATATCAACGATTACGCACAAGCAGTAGGCGTCACGGGACCCAGCCCCGGACCGAGCTGCGTACCCGAAGCACAAGTCACACAAGAGCAAACACCCCAACAACCCAAGAGACGCAGAGCCACCAACCCACAGTCAGAAGAAAACTTCCAAAGGGCATTAGAAGCTGTGCGCTTCGGAGGCATTGGCTTCTGCAAAGCCGCTAGAATGTTCGGTGTCAACAACAGAACACTCTGGCTCGAATACAAAAAGAAAGGCTACCCGAACAACCGACCCAGCATCAAATCTCGCATCAAACGCGAACACACCACACCCCCGCCAGAACACAAAGAGGACCCGCCGCTACAGGAACAGCAAATGGTCCTCTGTCCCCCACACCCGGTCCCTGTGGGCTTCATCGACTCCCGTCCCCTAGACTTTAACTTACAAGGCGTCCCGCACAACTCCCCCCTCAACATCTTAGGGGTGAACTTTAATAACATGCAATAG
- the LOC134754555 gene encoding longitudinals lacking protein, isoforms H/M/V-like isoform X1, producing MSQQYSLRWNNHQPNFISMFTTLLNTQTLVDVTLAAEGKHLQAHKIVLSACSTYFQALFVDNPSQHPIVILKDVSFADLRTMVDFMYCGEVNVTEEQLPQVLDTAKHLKIKGLTEMPETTSLTRSQGNEMQSQADSLDSNRHSASPATSPNTKRKRYGIRRKSSTGSTSLNMVEEHREEQQEPARESVTLSSLPRRREYEDTHQNTDPHMNVEPLPMEGGSAGLPQGAQWSMMDTYPRYSNACLGLQHDPAMYMGNVINQHMENDINDYAQAVGVTGPSPGPSCVPEAQVTQEQTPQQPKRRRATNPQSEENFQRALEAVRFGGIGFCKAARMFGVNNRTLWLEYKKKGYPNNRPSIKSRIKREHTTPPPEHKEDPPLQEQQMVLCPPHPVPVGFIDSRPLDFNLQGVPHNSPLNILGVNFNNMQ from the exons ATGTCGCAGCAATACAGCCTCAGGTGGAACAACCACCAGCCGAACTTCATATCCATGTTCACGACGCTGCTGAACACCCAGACCCTGGTGGACGTGACCCTCGCGGCGGAGGGCAAGCATCTGCAGGCGCACAAGATCGTGCTCTCGGCCTGCAGCACTTACTTTCAG gcgctattcgtTGATAACCCATCGCAGCACCCCATCGTGATCCTCAAGGATGTGAGCTTTGCGGATCTCCGAACCATGGTGGACTTCATGTACTGCGGGGAGGTCAATGTTACCGAGGAACAGTTGCCACAG GTGTTAGACACAGCAAAGCACCTAAAGATCAAAGGCCTGACCGAGATGCCGGAGACGACCTCCCTCACCCGCTCGCAAGGCAACGAGATGCAGTCACAGGCGGACTCgctggattcgaaccggcaCTCCGCCTCTCCCGCCACCTCGCCCAACACCAAACGGAAAAGGTACGGAAT ACGCAGAAAAAGCTCAACCGGTTCAACGTCGCTCAACATGGTCGAGGAACACCGAGAGGAGCAGCAGGAACCAGCGCGGGAATCCGTCACGCTCAGCAGCCTGCCGCGGAGGCGCGAGTACGAAGACACGCACCAG AACACCGATCCCCACATGAACGTGGAACCATTGCCTATGGAGGGAGGCTCCGCCGGTCTACCGCAAG GGGCCCAGTGGAGTATGATGGACACGTACCCCCGATACTCGAACGCGTGTCTCGGCCTCCAACACGACCCGGCCATGTACATGGGTAACGTCATCAACCAGCACATGGAGAACGATATCAACGATTACGCACAAGCAGTAGGCGTCACGGGACCCAGCCCCGGACCGAGCTGCGTACCCGAAGCACAAGTCACACAAGAGCAAACACCCCAACAACCCAAGAGACGCAGAGCCACCAACCCACAGTCAGAAGAAAACTTCCAAAGGGCATTAGAAGCTGTGCGCTTCGGAGGCATTGGCTTCTGCAAAGCCGCTAGAATGTTCGGTGTCAACAACAGAACACTCTGGCTCGAATACAAAAAGAAAGGCTACCCGAACAACCGACCCAGCATCAAATCTCGCATCAAACGCGAACACACCACACCCCCGCCAGAACACAAAGAGGACCCGCCGCTACAGGAACAGCAAATGGTCCTCTGTCCCCCACACCCGGTCCCTGTGGGCTTCATCGACTCCCGTCCCCTAGACTTTAACTTACAAGGCGTCCCGCACAACTCCCCCCTCAACATCTTAGGGGTGAACTTTAATAACATGCAATAG
- the LOC134754555 gene encoding protein bric-a-brac 1-like isoform X3, whose translation MSQQYSLRWNNHQPNFISMFTTLLNTQTLVDVTLAAEGKHLQAHKIVLSACSTYFQALFVDNPSQHPIVILKDVSFADLRTMVDFMYCGEVNVTEEQLPQVLDTAKHLKIKGLTEMPETTSLTRSQGNEMQSQADSLDSNRHSASPATSPNTKRKRRRKSSTGSTSLNMVEEHREEQQEPARESVTLSSLPRRREYEDTHQNTDPHMNVEPLPMEGGSAGLPQGAQWSMMDTYPRYSNACLGLQHDPAMYMGNVINQHMENDINDYAQAVGVTGPSPGPSCVPEAQVTQEQTPQQPKRRRATNPQSEENFQRALEAVRFGGIGFCKAARMFGVNNRTLWLEYKKKGYPNNRPSIKSRIKREHTTPPPEHKEDPPLQEQQMVLCPPHPVPVGFIDSRPLDFNLQGVPHNSPLNILGVNFNNMQ comes from the exons ATGTCGCAGCAATACAGCCTCAGGTGGAACAACCACCAGCCGAACTTCATATCCATGTTCACGACGCTGCTGAACACCCAGACCCTGGTGGACGTGACCCTCGCGGCGGAGGGCAAGCATCTGCAGGCGCACAAGATCGTGCTCTCGGCCTGCAGCACTTACTTTCAG gcgctattcgtTGATAACCCATCGCAGCACCCCATCGTGATCCTCAAGGATGTGAGCTTTGCGGATCTCCGAACCATGGTGGACTTCATGTACTGCGGGGAGGTCAATGTTACCGAGGAACAGTTGCCACAG GTGTTAGACACAGCAAAGCACCTAAAGATCAAAGGCCTGACCGAGATGCCGGAGACGACCTCCCTCACCCGCTCGCAAGGCAACGAGATGCAGTCACAGGCGGACTCgctggattcgaaccggcaCTCCGCCTCTCCCGCCACCTCGCCCAACACCAAACGGAAAAG ACGCAGAAAAAGCTCAACCGGTTCAACGTCGCTCAACATGGTCGAGGAACACCGAGAGGAGCAGCAGGAACCAGCGCGGGAATCCGTCACGCTCAGCAGCCTGCCGCGGAGGCGCGAGTACGAAGACACGCACCAG AACACCGATCCCCACATGAACGTGGAACCATTGCCTATGGAGGGAGGCTCCGCCGGTCTACCGCAAG GGGCCCAGTGGAGTATGATGGACACGTACCCCCGATACTCGAACGCGTGTCTCGGCCTCCAACACGACCCGGCCATGTACATGGGTAACGTCATCAACCAGCACATGGAGAACGATATCAACGATTACGCACAAGCAGTAGGCGTCACGGGACCCAGCCCCGGACCGAGCTGCGTACCCGAAGCACAAGTCACACAAGAGCAAACACCCCAACAACCCAAGAGACGCAGAGCCACCAACCCACAGTCAGAAGAAAACTTCCAAAGGGCATTAGAAGCTGTGCGCTTCGGAGGCATTGGCTTCTGCAAAGCCGCTAGAATGTTCGGTGTCAACAACAGAACACTCTGGCTCGAATACAAAAAGAAAGGCTACCCGAACAACCGACCCAGCATCAAATCTCGCATCAAACGCGAACACACCACACCCCCGCCAGAACACAAAGAGGACCCGCCGCTACAGGAACAGCAAATGGTCCTCTGTCCCCCACACCCGGTCCCTGTGGGCTTCATCGACTCCCGTCCCCTAGACTTTAACTTACAAGGCGTCCCGCACAACTCCCCCCTCAACATCTTAGGGGTGAACTTTAATAACATGCAATAG
- the LOC134754555 gene encoding protein bric-a-brac 1-like isoform X4 → MSQQYSLRWNNHQPNFISMFTTLLNTQTLVDVTLAAEGKHLQAHKIVLSACSTYFQALFVDNPSQHPIVILKDVSFADLRTMVDFMYCGEVNVTEEQLPQVLDTAKHLKIKGLTEMPETTSLTRSQGNEMQSQADSLDSNRHSASPATSPNTKRKRKSSTGSTSLNMVEEHREEQQEPARESVTLSSLPRRREYEDTHQNTDPHMNVEPLPMEGGSAGLPQGAQWSMMDTYPRYSNACLGLQHDPAMYMGNVINQHMENDINDYAQAVGVTGPSPGPSCVPEAQVTQEQTPQQPKRRRATNPQSEENFQRALEAVRFGGIGFCKAARMFGVNNRTLWLEYKKKGYPNNRPSIKSRIKREHTTPPPEHKEDPPLQEQQMVLCPPHPVPVGFIDSRPLDFNLQGVPHNSPLNILGVNFNNMQ, encoded by the exons ATGTCGCAGCAATACAGCCTCAGGTGGAACAACCACCAGCCGAACTTCATATCCATGTTCACGACGCTGCTGAACACCCAGACCCTGGTGGACGTGACCCTCGCGGCGGAGGGCAAGCATCTGCAGGCGCACAAGATCGTGCTCTCGGCCTGCAGCACTTACTTTCAG gcgctattcgtTGATAACCCATCGCAGCACCCCATCGTGATCCTCAAGGATGTGAGCTTTGCGGATCTCCGAACCATGGTGGACTTCATGTACTGCGGGGAGGTCAATGTTACCGAGGAACAGTTGCCACAG GTGTTAGACACAGCAAAGCACCTAAAGATCAAAGGCCTGACCGAGATGCCGGAGACGACCTCCCTCACCCGCTCGCAAGGCAACGAGATGCAGTCACAGGCGGACTCgctggattcgaaccggcaCTCCGCCTCTCCCGCCACCTCGCCCAACACCAAACGGAAAAG AAAAAGCTCAACCGGTTCAACGTCGCTCAACATGGTCGAGGAACACCGAGAGGAGCAGCAGGAACCAGCGCGGGAATCCGTCACGCTCAGCAGCCTGCCGCGGAGGCGCGAGTACGAAGACACGCACCAG AACACCGATCCCCACATGAACGTGGAACCATTGCCTATGGAGGGAGGCTCCGCCGGTCTACCGCAAG GGGCCCAGTGGAGTATGATGGACACGTACCCCCGATACTCGAACGCGTGTCTCGGCCTCCAACACGACCCGGCCATGTACATGGGTAACGTCATCAACCAGCACATGGAGAACGATATCAACGATTACGCACAAGCAGTAGGCGTCACGGGACCCAGCCCCGGACCGAGCTGCGTACCCGAAGCACAAGTCACACAAGAGCAAACACCCCAACAACCCAAGAGACGCAGAGCCACCAACCCACAGTCAGAAGAAAACTTCCAAAGGGCATTAGAAGCTGTGCGCTTCGGAGGCATTGGCTTCTGCAAAGCCGCTAGAATGTTCGGTGTCAACAACAGAACACTCTGGCTCGAATACAAAAAGAAAGGCTACCCGAACAACCGACCCAGCATCAAATCTCGCATCAAACGCGAACACACCACACCCCCGCCAGAACACAAAGAGGACCCGCCGCTACAGGAACAGCAAATGGTCCTCTGTCCCCCACACCCGGTCCCTGTGGGCTTCATCGACTCCCGTCCCCTAGACTTTAACTTACAAGGCGTCCCGCACAACTCCCCCCTCAACATCTTAGGGGTGAACTTTAATAACATGCAATAG